A region from the Halobellus litoreus genome encodes:
- a CDS encoding helix-turn-helix domain-containing protein has protein sequence MGFIAEYTIDSPVLKETHDRLPDAVLEMEDLQILQDGQAKYVFWIDNVDPEAFEEALFEDPSVAEFAVLTTVGDRSLYRVNFTSEARQKMTYPEASNFDIVFLGAHSTDEGVHFRSQVPTRDALYSFRERCRELGIPFKLDSIYQEDSSDALDQYGLTDAQQEALVLAHERGYFASTREASLEEIASELSISRQALAGRLRRGHEQLIESTLL, from the coding sequence ATGGGATTCATCGCCGAATACACGATCGACTCGCCAGTGCTGAAAGAGACGCACGATCGCCTCCCGGACGCGGTCCTGGAGATGGAGGACCTCCAGATCCTTCAGGACGGACAGGCGAAGTACGTCTTCTGGATCGACAACGTCGATCCGGAGGCGTTCGAGGAAGCCCTGTTCGAGGATCCCTCCGTCGCGGAGTTCGCCGTTCTCACTACCGTCGGGGACCGATCGCTGTACCGCGTGAACTTCACGTCCGAGGCGAGACAGAAGATGACCTACCCGGAGGCATCGAACTTCGATATCGTCTTTCTCGGCGCTCATTCGACCGACGAAGGCGTCCACTTCCGGTCGCAGGTCCCGACCAGGGACGCGCTCTACTCGTTTCGGGAACGCTGTCGAGAGCTGGGGATCCCGTTCAAGCTCGACAGCATCTATCAGGAGGACAGCAGTGACGCGCTCGACCAGTACGGGCTCACCGATGCACAGCAGGAGGCGTTGGTGCTGGCGCACGAACGCGGGTACTTCGCGTCAACGCGAGAGGCCTCGTTGGAGGAGATCGCATCGGAGCTCTCGATCTCGCGGCAGGCGCTCGCCGGGCGGCTGCGTCGCGGCCACGAGCAACTCATCGAGAGCACGCTGTTGTGA
- a CDS encoding aldehyde ferredoxin oxidoreductase C-terminal domain-containing protein yields the protein MLHAKGPLLEVDLAERTATRTDIDDLLAATVGGRATATHLAHDRIPFDADPLGPENRAYLSTGPLQHSRMSFTGRMNMTSLSPLTDGLCSTNAGGYLSRNFADTGISALELVGESDELLAVHVRDDGVTFEPVPELEGALVPEVSDYAAERHDLGPEHCVAIGPAGENLVRFASVMTFDSRAFGRGGLGAVLGSKNVKLLTFEGDARPPVEVPADAAAEIHRAAATADDNMKRQGTTGGTEFINDNFSLPTRYFSEYEFEHAADIGGDAVEEKKYKKAACSQCAFACKLPTRDEEAGIETEGPEFETVYSFGSSQGVGDIVDVMKANELCDLYGLDTISAGVTVAAYLASEDEFGNAELAREVTELIARREGVGDLLAEGVHRAHDELGVDDMTMKGMEFAAHDGRVLHGLGLQYAVANRGGDHMYGEMMGLAYSGVHDPEGTAGKAETLVEQENYCAFRDSGIVCAFSGDYIDPEAFEALFDADYETLLEVGAGVVERERHFNNRRGYDRADDDLPYEIPDLDSSLEEYYAARGWNDDGTVPESRFDSGTTATPADD from the coding sequence ATGCTTCACGCCAAAGGTCCGCTCCTCGAAGTCGATCTCGCCGAGCGAACGGCGACCCGGACCGACATCGACGACCTGCTCGCCGCGACGGTCGGCGGTCGGGCCACCGCCACGCATCTCGCGCACGACCGCATCCCGTTCGACGCCGACCCGCTCGGTCCGGAGAACCGCGCGTATCTCTCGACGGGGCCGCTGCAGCACTCCCGGATGAGCTTCACCGGCCGGATGAACATGACGTCGCTGTCCCCGCTGACCGACGGCCTCTGCTCGACGAACGCCGGGGGCTACCTCTCGCGGAACTTCGCGGACACGGGCATCAGCGCCCTCGAACTCGTCGGCGAGAGCGACGAACTCCTCGCCGTCCACGTCCGCGACGACGGCGTGACCTTCGAGCCGGTGCCGGAGCTCGAAGGCGCGCTCGTCCCCGAGGTGAGCGACTACGCCGCGGAACGCCACGACCTCGGGCCGGAGCACTGCGTCGCGATCGGGCCCGCGGGCGAGAACCTCGTCCGGTTCGCCAGCGTGATGACGTTCGACTCCCGGGCGTTCGGTCGCGGCGGCCTGGGCGCCGTCCTCGGTTCGAAGAACGTCAAACTCCTCACGTTCGAGGGCGACGCCCGCCCGCCCGTCGAGGTCCCAGCCGACGCCGCGGCCGAGATCCACCGCGCGGCGGCCACCGCCGACGACAATATGAAGCGGCAGGGGACGACCGGCGGCACCGAGTTCATCAACGACAACTTCTCGCTGCCGACGCGGTACTTCTCCGAGTACGAGTTCGAACACGCCGCCGACATCGGGGGCGACGCTGTCGAGGAGAAGAAGTACAAGAAGGCGGCCTGCTCGCAGTGCGCGTTCGCGTGCAAACTGCCGACTCGCGACGAGGAAGCCGGCATCGAGACGGAGGGCCCGGAGTTCGAGACCGTCTACTCGTTCGGTTCGAGCCAGGGCGTCGGCGACATCGTCGACGTGATGAAGGCCAACGAGCTCTGTGACCTGTACGGGCTGGACACCATCTCCGCGGGCGTCACCGTCGCCGCCTACCTCGCGAGCGAGGACGAGTTCGGGAACGCCGAACTCGCCCGCGAGGTGACGGAACTGATCGCCCGCCGCGAGGGCGTCGGCGACCTGCTGGCGGAGGGCGTCCACCGCGCCCACGACGAACTGGGCGTCGACGACATGACGATGAAGGGGATGGAGTTCGCCGCCCACGACGGCCGCGTGCTGCACGGCCTCGGCCTCCAGTACGCCGTCGCGAACCGCGGCGGCGACCATATGTACGGCGAGATGATGGGCCTCGCCTACAGCGGCGTGCACGATCCCGAGGGGACCGCGGGCAAGGCCGAGACGCTGGTCGAACAGGAGAACTACTGCGCGTTCCGCGACTCGGGGATCGTCTGCGCGTTCTCGGGGGACTACATCGACCCCGAGGCGTTCGAGGCGCTCTTCGACGCCGACTACGAGACCCTCCTGGAAGTCGGTGCCGGCGTCGTCGAGCGCGAGCGCCACTTCAACAACCGACGCGGGTACGACCGCGCGGACGACGACCTCCCCTACGAGATTCCCGATCTGGACTCGTCGCTGGAGGAGTACTACGCGGCGCGGGGCTGGAACGACGACGGGACCGTTCCCGAGAGTCGGTTCGATTCCGGCACGACCGCGACTCCGGCGGACGACTGA
- a CDS encoding ABC transporter substrate-binding protein encodes MSQSDKNRGSVQRRRVLQMLGGVGIASLAGCNEGGNGGGDGGDSGGGGGDQQELGERVPEIAIEYWANIGTSSTLMENSLNQFQNGVEELGISLNILPTDFATQNSNAFSDARRSHLQYWTHSSPPSRLDPDELVSQFTADRAGADGANPANYANCEYTDAAFAQRRATSEEERRELVNSALGTAAEDAYIIPIHPRVTTGAYRPANVEIGGTGDAGLKPFVNPYVFFRSTPTNSDTLRTHVDPQLLETTNFPTSTSPTVTAPWSHLVHSTLVEFDENYDLQNMLAESIETSDDGLVLTVSLRDATFHNGDPITAEDVKFTFEFISDNAGIFPTATSPPYESIEVVDESTVEFTLSEVFRPLIRNTFGRWGILHRDTWSAAVGNAGEFDFDPIIGSGPFQVDDIQRGSFMRLTPHDGHPVHDVGHNVLLQAFADNESIVQAFQNDDLDMVSQIGPSTQEQLSDTMGDSVAFVEQAEPTGFYLYPQHPQSPVKFREFRQALGMSFNRQQIHDIVWRGAGEIEYSSCVFTESHPWRPPADRLGQFTDDPEGDVEGARELLSENGWGWDGNDNLRYPADADLSPLWPQGENPTGEDFPCLDENGEYAGGN; translated from the coding sequence ATGTCACAGAGTGACAAAAACCGAGGATCAGTACAGCGACGGCGCGTGCTTCAGATGCTCGGTGGCGTCGGGATCGCGAGTCTCGCCGGATGTAACGAGGGCGGTAATGGCGGGGGTGATGGCGGAGACAGCGGCGGGGGTGGCGGTGACCAACAGGAACTCGGCGAACGCGTGCCCGAGATTGCGATCGAATACTGGGCGAACATCGGGACGAGTTCGACGCTGATGGAGAACTCGCTGAACCAGTTCCAGAACGGCGTCGAGGAGCTCGGCATCTCGCTGAACATTCTCCCGACGGACTTCGCCACCCAGAACAGCAACGCGTTCTCGGACGCCCGACGCTCGCACCTCCAGTACTGGACGCATTCCTCGCCGCCGTCCCGCCTCGATCCGGACGAACTCGTCTCGCAGTTCACCGCGGACCGCGCGGGGGCCGACGGTGCGAACCCGGCGAACTACGCGAACTGCGAGTACACCGATGCCGCCTTCGCGCAACGACGCGCCACCTCCGAGGAGGAACGGCGCGAGCTGGTGAATTCGGCGCTGGGGACGGCCGCCGAGGACGCCTACATCATCCCGATTCACCCCAGGGTGACGACGGGCGCCTACAGACCGGCGAACGTCGAGATCGGCGGCACCGGAGACGCGGGGCTGAAGCCGTTCGTGAACCCGTACGTCTTCTTCAGATCCACGCCGACCAACAGCGACACGCTCCGCACGCACGTCGATCCGCAACTGCTGGAGACGACGAACTTCCCCACGTCGACGAGCCCCACGGTGACGGCCCCGTGGAGTCACCTCGTCCACTCGACGCTGGTCGAGTTCGACGAGAACTACGACCTCCAGAATATGCTCGCAGAGAGCATCGAGACCTCCGACGACGGCCTCGTGCTCACCGTCTCGCTCAGGGACGCGACCTTCCACAACGGCGATCCGATCACCGCCGAGGACGTGAAGTTCACCTTCGAGTTCATCTCCGACAACGCGGGCATCTTCCCCACCGCGACCTCCCCGCCCTACGAGAGCATCGAGGTCGTCGACGAGAGTACGGTGGAATTCACCCTCTCGGAGGTGTTCCGACCGCTCATCCGAAACACGTTCGGCAGGTGGGGGATCCTCCACCGCGACACCTGGAGCGCCGCCGTGGGGAACGCGGGAGAGTTCGACTTCGATCCGATCATCGGCTCCGGGCCCTTCCAGGTGGACGACATCCAGCGGGGTTCGTTTATGCGGCTCACTCCGCACGACGGACACCCCGTCCACGACGTCGGCCACAACGTGTTGCTCCAAGCGTTCGCGGACAACGAATCGATCGTTCAGGCCTTCCAGAACGACGACCTCGATATGGTGTCGCAGATCGGGCCGAGCACCCAGGAGCAGTTGAGCGACACGATGGGCGATTCGGTGGCGTTCGTCGAGCAGGCGGAGCCGACCGGGTTCTACCTCTACCCCCAGCACCCACAGAGCCCCGTGAAGTTCCGGGAGTTCCGGCAGGCGCTCGGGATGTCGTTCAACAGACAGCAGATCCACGACATCGTGTGGCGCGGCGCGGGCGAGATCGAGTACTCCTCCTGCGTGTTCACCGAGAGTCACCCCTGGCGGCCGCCGGCGGACCGCCTCGGGCAGTTCACCGACGACCCGGAGGGCGACGTCGAGGGAGCCCGCGAGTTGCTGTCGGAGAACGGATGGGGATGGGACGGTAACGACAACCTCCGGTACCCCGCCGACGCGGACCTCTCGCCGCTGTGGCCGCAGGGCGAGAACCCCACCGGCGAGGACTTCCCGTGCCTCGACGAGAACGGGGAGTACGCCGGCGGGAACTGA
- a CDS encoding DEAD/DEAH box helicase: MKVTEVVPEFADAFGFEEFNRMQREAAPAILDGDENVVAAAPTASGKTALAELAICRTLDRGGTALFIAPLRALTNEKESEWERFEELGYSVYVVTGERDLNPRRAERADILVMTPEKTDSATRKHDSARYSFIADVDCCVIDEVHLLDSDTRGGVLEVTVSRLRRICDPRVVALSATMPNIQDVAAWLDAPPETTFEFGDEYRPVDLHADVKTYTHGDNAFADKYRRLYSALDLAEEHIREDGQALVFVSSRQDAVRAAGKSRDEIAKRDIPMGARGDFDFHTDAKELSDDELAKAAPDGVAFHHAGLSKDDRDRVEEWFKEGKIQLLFSTSTLAWGVNLPARCVVIRDTKYHDPLEGEVDISPLDILQMLGRAGRPGYDDVGYGWVVCDRADADKYRKLLREGKEIESRLAEDLDSHLNAEIAMGTIRDLDDVMSWLETTFYYQRAKSKPAEYDFENLRGRVRETLESLVARGFVEMGEDLSVGGTALGRLASKYYLRLETAERFHDLCERETVSADGILEAVAGAEEFHSVSARQSESDAVDAVLSDVSTGLEDGPRKVLAILHAGMENSTPADLRSDAWIIRQNALRLLSALREFLAEFAGPRAANLARRVEARVEHGVPRDAVGLTAVDGIGPTRARTLATGGLHSPADVVDAGADELERAGLSAGVAERIVTNAREFPAIEVSWGSFPDGIALGENELCEVTVRNAGGGAAVGVRVTVNDVEMTTKEAYLSDSLSVPVGVFGANAEELEFVVEVTFPDEPLHPVRATRTVDVT; encoded by the coding sequence GTGAAAGTCACCGAGGTCGTCCCGGAGTTCGCCGACGCCTTCGGCTTCGAGGAGTTCAATCGGATGCAGCGCGAGGCCGCGCCGGCGATCCTCGACGGCGACGAGAACGTCGTCGCCGCCGCGCCGACCGCCTCCGGCAAGACCGCGCTCGCGGAACTCGCGATCTGTCGGACGCTCGACCGCGGCGGCACCGCGCTCTTCATCGCGCCGCTGCGCGCGCTCACCAACGAGAAGGAGTCCGAGTGGGAGCGCTTCGAGGAACTGGGGTACTCCGTCTACGTCGTCACCGGCGAACGGGACCTCAATCCGCGACGCGCCGAGCGCGCGGACATCCTCGTGATGACGCCCGAGAAGACCGACTCGGCGACGCGGAAGCACGACTCCGCACGGTACTCGTTTATCGCCGACGTCGACTGCTGCGTCATCGACGAGGTCCACCTGCTCGACTCCGACACCCGCGGCGGGGTCCTCGAAGTGACCGTCTCGCGACTCCGCCGCATCTGCGACCCGCGCGTCGTCGCGCTCTCGGCGACGATGCCGAACATCCAGGACGTTGCCGCGTGGCTGGACGCCCCGCCGGAGACGACCTTCGAGTTCGGCGACGAATACCGCCCGGTCGACCTCCACGCGGACGTGAAGACGTACACCCACGGCGACAACGCCTTCGCCGACAAGTACCGCCGGCTCTACAGTGCCCTCGACCTCGCGGAGGAGCACATCCGCGAGGACGGGCAGGCGCTCGTGTTCGTCTCCTCCCGGCAGGACGCCGTGCGGGCCGCCGGAAAATCCAGGGACGAGATCGCCAAGCGCGACATCCCGATGGGCGCGCGCGGCGACTTCGACTTCCACACCGACGCGAAGGAACTCTCCGACGACGAACTCGCCAAGGCCGCGCCCGACGGCGTCGCGTTCCACCACGCCGGGCTCTCGAAGGACGACCGCGACCGCGTCGAGGAGTGGTTCAAGGAGGGCAAGATCCAACTGCTGTTCTCCACGTCGACGCTCGCGTGGGGCGTGAACCTCCCGGCGCGCTGCGTCGTCATCCGCGATACGAAGTACCACGATCCCCTGGAGGGCGAAGTCGACATCTCGCCGCTCGACATCCTCCAGATGCTCGGCCGGGCGGGGCGGCCCGGCTACGACGACGTCGGCTACGGCTGGGTCGTCTGCGACCGCGCCGACGCCGACAAGTACCGAAAACTGCTGCGCGAGGGCAAAGAGATCGAGTCGCGGCTGGCGGAGGACCTGGATTCGCACCTCAACGCCGAGATCGCGATGGGCACGATCCGGGACCTCGACGACGTGATGTCGTGGCTGGAGACGACGTTCTATTACCAGCGCGCGAAGTCGAAGCCGGCAGAGTACGACTTCGAGAACCTCCGCGGGCGCGTGCGAGAGACGCTCGAATCGCTCGTCGCCCGCGGCTTCGTCGAGATGGGCGAGGACCTCTCGGTCGGGGGGACCGCGCTCGGCCGCCTCGCCTCGAAGTACTACCTCCGATTGGAGACCGCCGAACGCTTCCACGACCTCTGCGAGCGCGAGACCGTCTCCGCGGACGGCATCTTGGAGGCCGTCGCCGGCGCGGAAGAGTTCCACTCGGTCTCCGCGCGGCAGTCCGAGTCCGACGCCGTCGACGCGGTCCTCTCGGACGTGTCGACGGGATTGGAGGACGGCCCGCGGAAGGTGCTCGCGATCCTTCACGCCGGGATGGAGAACAGCACGCCCGCGGACCTCCGCTCGGACGCCTGGATCATCCGCCAAAACGCGCTCAGGTTGCTCTCGGCGCTCCGCGAGTTCCTCGCTGAGTTCGCCGGGCCGCGGGCGGCGAACCTCGCCCGACGGGTGGAGGCCCGCGTCGAACACGGCGTTCCGCGCGACGCGGTCGGCCTCACGGCCGTCGACGGTATCGGCCCGACCCGGGCGCGGACGCTCGCGACGGGTGGGCTCCACAGCCCCGCCGACGTCGTCGACGCCGGAGCAGACGAACTCGAACGCGCGGGGCTCTCCGCTGGCGTCGCCGAGCGGATCGTGACGAACGCGCGTGAATTCCCCGCTATCGAGGTCTCGTGGGGGTCGTTCCCCGACGGTATCGCCCTCGGCGAGAACGAGTTGTGCGAGGTCACCGTCCGCAACGCGGGCGGCGGCGCGGCCGTGGGAGTCCGCGTGACCGTCAACGACGTCGAGATGACGACGAAGGAGGCGTACCTCTCCGATTCGCTCTCGGTCCCGGTGGGCGTCTTCGGCGCGAACGCCGAGGAACTGGAGTTCGTCGTCGAGGTGACGTTCCCCGACGAGCCGCTGCACCCCGTTCGGGCGACGCGGACGGTCGACGTGACGTAG
- a CDS encoding amidohydrolase family protein, protein MRLGRFVVETHCHAQRHAVRIGEGEGDYANLADAMKTAVMADDADEDTDVVVYDNSERLLYDMDTYDVDMCVLLSAFGMTNELNRQMIEANPEKFVAAAAPVQTKKRALRGEEAWSWEAAADELDEWLSKDGFVMTGEGIRGDPTRTEPVPWRERKKHLRHVFDVAADHGVPVRWHTGYTSGYGGNHLFHLYPDWQDPTLASQLKAEYPEVPIVFDHGGMQAGWREDYVDKVTQVAGTFDDVYLEIGLYWGELMKKPINDPNIAIDQLLWGSDWGASMVQHSQPNEYPPTYWEQISSKGLPAHQPDYWGANQRQLLKFALDTDLPQDDLNLILGGNAVRLLDLDVPHSRLFPEFK, encoded by the coding sequence ATGAGACTAGGACGATTCGTGGTGGAGACTCACTGCCACGCGCAGCGTCACGCGGTCCGGATCGGGGAGGGCGAGGGCGACTACGCGAACCTCGCAGACGCGATGAAAACGGCGGTGATGGCCGACGACGCCGACGAGGACACGGACGTCGTCGTGTACGACAACTCGGAGCGGCTGCTGTACGACATGGACACCTACGACGTGGATATGTGCGTTCTCCTGTCAGCGTTCGGGATGACGAACGAGCTCAACCGGCAGATGATCGAGGCCAACCCGGAGAAGTTCGTCGCGGCGGCGGCCCCGGTACAGACGAAGAAACGCGCCCTCCGCGGCGAGGAAGCGTGGTCCTGGGAGGCCGCGGCCGACGAACTGGACGAGTGGCTCTCGAAAGACGGCTTCGTGATGACCGGCGAGGGGATTCGGGGGGACCCGACGCGGACCGAACCCGTGCCGTGGCGGGAGCGAAAGAAACACCTCCGACACGTGTTCGACGTGGCCGCCGACCACGGCGTTCCGGTCCGCTGGCACACCGGCTACACGTCCGGATACGGCGGGAACCACCTGTTTCATCTCTACCCCGACTGGCAGGACCCGACGCTCGCGTCCCAGCTCAAAGCCGAGTATCCGGAGGTCCCGATCGTGTTCGATCACGGCGGGATGCAGGCCGGATGGCGCGAGGACTACGTCGACAAGGTGACGCAGGTGGCGGGCACCTTCGACGACGTGTACCTCGAGATCGGGCTCTACTGGGGCGAACTGATGAAGAAGCCGATCAACGACCCCAACATCGCCATCGACCAGCTCCTCTGGGGGAGCGACTGGGGCGCGTCGATGGTGCAGCACAGCCAGCCGAACGAGTACCCGCCGACGTACTGGGAGCAGATCTCGAGCAAGGGACTGCCGGCGCATCAGCCCGACTACTGGGGGGCTAACCAGCGGCAACTGCTCAAGTTCGCGCTGGACACCGATCTCCCGCAGGACGACCTGAACCTCATCCTCGGCGGCAACGCCGTTCGGCTGCTCGACCTCGACGTCCCCCACAGCCGGCTGTTCCCCGAGTTCAAATAG
- a CDS encoding 2Fe-2S iron-sulfur cluster-binding protein, with protein sequence MDDPVSLTIVDGDDETTVEVERGVVLRDALLERGFPVYGTVSRYANCGGRGLCATCTVEVDPAPEPTHWHDAAARRFGYPRLSCQIRVDAPMTVRLLDKRVWGQVLPGRRGGSSSE encoded by the coding sequence ATGGACGATCCCGTCTCGCTGACGATCGTCGACGGCGACGACGAGACGACCGTCGAGGTCGAGCGCGGCGTCGTGCTCCGCGACGCGCTGCTCGAACGGGGCTTCCCGGTCTACGGCACCGTCTCCCGATACGCCAACTGCGGCGGCCGCGGCCTGTGTGCGACCTGCACCGTCGAGGTCGATCCCGCCCCGGAGCCGACACACTGGCACGACGCCGCCGCGCGCCGGTTCGGCTACCCGCGGCTCTCCTGTCAGATCCGGGTCGACGCGCCGATGACCGTCCGGCTGCTCGACAAGCGCGTCTGGGGGCAGGTCCTCCCCGGCCGCCGCGGCGGGTCGTCGTCAGAGTGA
- a CDS encoding winged helix-turn-helix transcriptional regulator: MSNSPLTQIRDGTSTRSPIPKAMIHKRILSVAERDPNATVGELSKSVSGARPDLVARVLEEYGDPGARGDGTERSDTAQKTATAETEEASDADAGRTDTGADSETTASIAEADAEREQALSAEQYEVLAAIREHPNATQRDLADLVDVSCATINRRVNSIEGFEWDERAAFATAALDGEEPGRPDGTRNGWEPPLPGADGLSEADGFSGGESTETEDDRCPANTGESGECLFGDVELTHKVVHACMASDRITEAEEMKILRAVIEHR; this comes from the coding sequence ATGAGCAACTCACCGCTGACACAGATTCGCGACGGCACGAGCACCCGATCCCCGATTCCGAAAGCGATGATTCACAAACGGATCCTCAGCGTGGCAGAGAGAGACCCGAACGCGACAGTGGGGGAGTTGTCGAAGTCGGTAAGCGGCGCTCGACCCGACCTCGTAGCGCGAGTCCTCGAAGAGTACGGTGACCCAGGTGCCCGCGGGGACGGGACGGAGCGGAGCGACACCGCACAGAAAACCGCGACCGCCGAGACGGAGGAGGCCTCTGACGCCGACGCGGGGCGAACCGACACCGGAGCCGACTCGGAGACGACGGCCTCGATCGCTGAAGCGGACGCCGAACGGGAGCAGGCACTGAGCGCCGAGCAGTACGAGGTCCTCGCGGCGATCCGGGAGCACCCGAACGCGACGCAGCGTGACCTCGCCGACCTCGTCGACGTGAGCTGCGCGACGATCAACAGGCGCGTCAACTCCATCGAGGGGTTCGAGTGGGACGAGCGTGCGGCGTTCGCGACGGCGGCACTCGACGGGGAGGAGCCCGGACGACCGGACGGAACGCGAAACGGCTGGGAGCCACCGCTACCCGGAGCGGACGGGCTCTCCGAAGCGGACGGATTCTCCGGAGGAGAGTCGACCGAAACGGAGGACGATCGGTGTCCGGCGAATACCGGGGAATCCGGCGAATGTCTCTTCGGTGACGTCGAATTGACACATAAGGTCGTTCACGCGTGTATGGCGTCGGACCGGATCACCGAGGCCGAGGAGATGAAAATCCTGCGTGCGGTCATCGAGCACCGATAG
- a CDS encoding ubiquitin-like small modifier protein 1 has translation MEIECAFFGPLREPVGTKTVVVDTDAETVGALLAELEAAYPGLDGRLLDGGELVGDLVVTWNGRHVQHEDGLETPLSDGDVIRMTPAVYGG, from the coding sequence ATGGAAATCGAGTGCGCCTTCTTCGGGCCGCTCCGCGAGCCCGTGGGGACGAAGACGGTCGTCGTCGACACGGACGCCGAAACCGTCGGTGCGCTCCTCGCGGAGCTCGAAGCCGCGTATCCGGGGCTCGACGGGCGACTGCTCGACGGGGGCGAGTTGGTCGGCGACCTCGTCGTGACGTGGAACGGCAGACACGTCCAGCACGAGGACGGCCTCGAAACCCCGCTGTCGGACGGTGACGTGATACGGATGACCCCCGCGGTGTACGGCGGGTAG
- the lipA gene encoding lipoyl synthase, which yields MSGRRKPDWLKMRPPSGRQFTDIKETLRDRDLHTVCEEANCPNMGECWSGRNGPGTATFMLMGDRCSRGCNFCDVATGGMEALDPEEPANVADAVAEIGLDYVVLTSVDRDDLPDQGAGHFARTIREIKDRDPGILVEVLIPDFQGEPELVRQIIDAGPDVIAHNIETVERLQWPVRDRRADYEQSLSVLEQVSAESDVYTKTSIMLGLGEYDHEIYQTLSDLREADVDVVTLGQYLQPSRSHLDVFEYVHPDSFETWRRVAEEELDFLYCASGPMVRSSYKAGELFVDAVLREGKSVAAARQRAHTAGD from the coding sequence ATGAGCGGAAGGCGGAAGCCGGACTGGTTGAAGATGCGTCCGCCGTCGGGACGACAGTTCACGGACATCAAGGAGACGCTTCGCGACCGGGATCTCCACACCGTCTGCGAGGAGGCCAACTGCCCGAATATGGGCGAGTGCTGGAGCGGCCGCAACGGTCCGGGGACGGCGACGTTTATGCTGATGGGCGATCGGTGCTCGCGGGGCTGTAACTTCTGCGACGTCGCGACCGGGGGGATGGAAGCGCTCGATCCCGAGGAGCCGGCGAACGTCGCCGACGCCGTCGCCGAGATCGGACTGGACTACGTCGTCCTGACCTCGGTGGACCGCGACGACCTGCCGGACCAGGGCGCGGGGCACTTCGCGCGGACGATCCGCGAGATCAAGGATCGCGATCCGGGGATCCTCGTGGAGGTACTCATCCCCGACTTCCAGGGCGAACCCGAGTTGGTCCGGCAGATCATCGACGCCGGTCCGGACGTGATCGCGCACAACATCGAGACGGTCGAACGGCTCCAGTGGCCCGTGCGGGACCGCCGCGCCGACTACGAGCAGTCGCTATCGGTGCTCGAACAGGTCTCGGCGGAGTCCGACGTCTACACGAAGACCTCCATTATGCTCGGTCTCGGCGAGTACGACCACGAGATCTACCAGACGCTGTCGGACCTGCGGGAGGCCGACGTCGACGTCGTCACGCTGGGACAGTACCTCCAGCCCTCGCGGTCGCACCTGGACGTCTTCGAGTACGTCCACCCCGATTCCTTCGAGACGTGGCGGCGCGTGGCCGAGGAGGAACTCGACTTCCTCTACTGCGCGTCGGGGCCGATGGTCCGGTCGTCGTACAAGGCCGGCGAACTGTTCGTCGACGCCGTGCTGCGGGAGGGCAAGAGCGTCGCCGCCGCCAGACAACGGGCCCACACGGCCGGCGACTGA